In Halomonas denitrificans, the genomic stretch GGTCTCCACGTCGATCGGGCGCCGGAAATGCTCCATTGCGATCGAAGCGGCTTGCGCTGCGGCCGCTCGCGCGACCTCGAGGGCCCGGTCGAGGTCGACGACGGCATCGGTGGAATCGGTCATGGCGGCAGGAACGGGGGACGAATCGGAACGGTAGCAGATCGCCGGCCGGCGGCGTGCCGGTCCGAGCGTCAGTCGCTGCGTTCGAGGACGAGGGTCGCGTCGACCCGTCCGGCTTCGGCGCGGTCGGCCCGCAGATCGACCACCCGGAACGGCCGCTCCTCGACCAGATCGACCAGCCAGCGCATCAGGGCCGGGAACTCGGCTCGCTGGAGGACGACCCGGACTTCGCCGGCGGCGCCGGGCTCGATCCGGACCAGGGCGCCGGCCAGGCCGGCCGCGCGCGCGCTCTGGTCGATCACCGCCAGCGCCGATCGGCCGCCCAGGGAACGCTCGGACGCCGCCTCGAGCGGCGCGCCGGCTTCCAAGGTACCGAGCCAGTCGGCGAGCGCCTGCTGGGCCGCTACGCGTGCACGGAGGTCGTCGCGGTGCCGATCCAGCGGCTCCCACACCGCGATCCACAGCACGGCGGCGGTCAGGACCGCGCCGGCCACGCCGATCAATTGCCGCTCGCGCGGCGCCAGTGCGTGCCAGCGAGCCATCATGATCGCCGTGCTCCATCCGCGTTTGCCGCGAGGCGGCCTGCACCCGGCAGGCGCGTGGACGCGGCGGTCGACGACCGGTCCAGCTCGACCGTCATGCGCGCGCGGACCGCGCCGGTTTCGACCGCGACATCTTCGACCGTGGCCCGCAGGCCGCGCTGTTCGACCTGGCGTTCCAGGGCCTCGAGGTCGGGCAGGCCGGGCGCCCGCAGCGTCAGGTCGATGCGGTCCCCGGAACCGGCCAGCGACTCGACGACGATGCCGTCGAGATCCGTGAACAAGGGGCTGATCCGACCGATGACGTCGACCGGTCCGCCGCCGGAATCCGACCGGTCCCGCAGCGCGCGCTCCAGCTGGGCGCGTTCGCGGCCCGGCAGCAGGACCAGGCCGGGGAATGCGTCGGCGGCACGCCCTTCGATCTCCGCCTGCAGGCGATCGGCCTGTCGGTCCAGCTGCACCGCCTCGAGCGCGGCGTCGCCGACCAGCAGCGCGAGAGCGAGCATCGCCAGCGCGGCGGTCCAGCGCACGCGGGGCCGGTTCCGATCGCCGGCGGCGGCGAAGTCGCCGTACAGCAGGTTCACCGGGCTGGCGGCCGCGGTGGAGGCAAGCAGGTCCTCGATCCGGTCCGGACGGTCGCGTCGCTCCGGATCCAGCGCCTCGACGCTGTCCGGCGCCGCCGATCCGTACCAGACCACCCTCGCCGGGCGGGCCTGCTCCATCAGGTCGGGCAGCAGGGTGTCGAGCAGGTCGGCGTCCAGCCGATCGAACCCGTCGTCCGCCCAGCGGGCCAGGACCGTATCGCCGTTGTCGGCGAGCACCAGTTCGCCGTCGCGCCGCGGCAGCGCGGCGGCATCGGGCACCAGGCGGAGCAGCGTCGGCCCGTCGGCGCACCAGCGCTGCATGTCGGTCCGTGCCGCCACGGCGCAGGCCATCCGGCCATCGCTGCGACGGCCGATCGGAACCACGTGTTGATCCTCGGCGTTACCGGCCAGCGCGTCTTCGGCGGCCCAGCGCAGGGCCTGTCCGAGTCGAGCACCGCGCAGCTCCGGCAGGTCCACGGCGACGACGCTGACCCGGTCGGCAGGAACCAGGCCGATCCAGGTGTCACCGTCCTGCGCATTCGGCGCGCCGGCGACCTGGCCGGACGAGTCGTCGACCGATTCGCCGACCGAAGCGCAATACGCGACCGCGATCCTTGGCTCGATCCGGGAGGTTCGGGACATGGTCGGGAAATCCTCGGGGAAGTCTTCGAGACGACGTTGCGAAGGCGTCAGGGAATACCGAGACTGACGTAGCGTGCATCATACCCCGCACCCGAAACGTTCAGCAGGCGGTAGTGGTCCTGCACGCGGTCGCCGAGGGCGATCTCGGCGTGGGCCAGGAACCAGTCACCCTCGACGGCCAGCCGATTGGCCAGGTCCGGCGCGGACAGCGCCTGCAACTCCGGTTGGGCGAACAGGTCCTCGGGCCGCGCATAGGGAGCGCGCAGGATCAGCCGTTCGGCGGCCTCCGAGCCCAGCTCCGGCACCTGGGCGACGAGCGCTTCGGCGCTGGCCGCGTTGACGTCCAGTCGGCTGCGCGGGTCGGGCACGACCGTCACGAACGGCAGCAGGCGCGTCCGGTCGACGGTCGAGAAGCCGTCCATCTCGCCGAGTTCGCTGATGTGGGCCAGCAGCACCGGCCGGCCTCCGGCCCGCAGGGCGTCCCCGAGCGCATCGGCCAGGCCGGGATCGAGGTCGAGCTGCGCCAGCAGGCGGGCCAGGCCGTCGCGCGCCCGCAGCGCACGTTCCGGGGTCGGATCGGCCAGCGAATTGAGGTTGAACCGGTCGCTGCGCGGGATCAGGCGAATCCGGACCGCTCCGCCCGGGACCGGGAACGCAGCGCTCCAGCCGCCGTCCAGCGGCATCGGCCCGGCGCCTTCGCGGCGCGCCCTGCGGACCCGTTCGACGAGGGTCGATTCCAGGCCTTGCGCGAACTGCCAGCTGCGTTCGGTTTCCGTCAGGGCCTGGGTCCGGGCCAGCGTGCGGCGCTGATCCTCGACCAGGCCCAGCGCCAGCACGGAAGCCAGGGCGACGGCCAGCAGCGCGACCAGCAGCGCCGCGCCGCGTTGCGTAGGCTTCCCGCAAGGTCGAGGCCCGGTCACAGCGTGACCAACCGTCGGACGCCGCCGAACGCGGACGTTTCCAGCCGGTATTCGATGGCACTGGGCAACTGGGCCGGCCGTTCGTCGACCGGCCAGCGCGAGTGCCAGACGCCGACCGCGTCGCGGTAGCGCAGGCGCAGGGCGCGACACCCGATCGGATGCAACTGCAGATCGCCCGCCGCGGGAACGCCGGTGGCGCCGGTGAACACCCGACCGGCCCCGGCCTTCCCGCGGCGCTCGAGGCGTCCGTCCGGGTGGCATCGCCAGGCCACGGTCTGGAGCACGGAGCCGGTCCCGTCGGGCGACCAGCGGCCCGCACGGTGACCCTGCCACCCGTCCGCGGCACCCGCCAGAGCCGGCACCCAACGGCCGTCGGGGCGGGCGGCGGCGCGACTGACCAGCTGGCGCAGGTCCTGGTCGAGGGCGGCGACCGCGCGCTGCAGCGCGGCCAGCTCGTCGGCGCGGTCACCCAGGCGGCCGGCGCCGGACGCCAGGCCGTTCAGGCCGGTATAGGCGGCAGCCGCCAGCAGCCCGAAGGCCAGCACCGCGACCAGCAGCTCGACCAGCGTGAACCCGCGGGCCCCGGCCGCGCCGGTCATCGCGGCAGGAACCCGGTCTGGACCGTGGCCACCGACCCCGAGCGGTCGGACACGCTGACGTCGACCCGCCAGAGTTCACCGCCCGGTGCCGGTGCGATGTCCACTTGCCAGCGCCAGTCGATGCCGCCCAGCCGCGTCGCGCCGTTGCTCCGTCCGGCCGCCACGGGGGCGAGTTCCAGTTCGGCCAGCCGGTTCGACGCCACCCACAGTGCGAACGTACGGCGCTCGGCTTCGTACTGGACCGCGGCGGCGTTGCCCGCCGCCCGGGCCAGGGCGCCCAGCGCCAGGGCGACCACGGCCAGGGCGACCAGGACCTCGATCAGGGTGAAGCCGCGCGGAGTCCTCACGGCTGCAGTCCGCCCCGTTCGAGCCGTCGCATCGCGCCATCGATACGAAGCGTCCAGGTCGACGGCGGAAACGGCTCCAGCGCGCTGCACACCAGCTGCGGGCGTTCCTGCGTGGTCGGTGCGATGCGCTGTCCGGCGGCGACCAGATCGACGCGCATGCCGTCCGGCCAGGCCTGGGCCGCCGGCTGCTGGCGGTCGCTCAGGAGTTGCCACGCCGACGGCTCGTTCCACGGCGCCTGCGGTGGCCCGCCCGACGGCCGGTCCACGCGTCGCCGCTGCCAGAAGTCGTAGCCGCCGTGGGTCAGGCGCACGCCGTGCGGCGCTCCGATCAGCAAGGCGCGCTCGCAGAGTTCGCCCAGGCGAGCGTCGAGCCGTTGCACTTCCCGGTCCAGGCGCGCGTCGGGCCGATCGCCCGAAATCCGGAGCAAGGCCACGCCCGCCAGCACGCCGGCAATGACGATCACGACGAGAATCTCGATCAGCGTGTAGCCGCCGCTGGCGGCGGACCCCGACGCCTGCCGCACGGCGCGGTCAGTCCATCCAGTTGCCGATCTCGGCATCGATGCCCTCACCGCCCGGCTGGCCGTTGGCGCCATTCGACCAGACGTCGATATCGCCGTGGACGCCGGGATTCATGTAGAGGTAGGGGCGACCCCAGGGGTCGTTCGGCAATCGTTCGAGGTAGCCTCCGGCCTTCCAGTTCGGCGCTTCTGGCCGGCCCGAAGGGCGTTCGACGAGCGCATCCAGGCCCTGCTGGGTCGAGGGATAGACGTGGTTGTCGAGACGGTACAGGTTCAGCGCCGTCACGATCGCCTCGATGTCCTGGCGGGCCTTGACCGCCCGGGCCCGGTCGGGTTCGTCCATGAACCGCGGAACCACCACGGCGGCCAGGATGCCGATGATCACGACCACGACGAGAATCTCGATCAGCGTGAAACCGGAGGACGTAGTGCGCGGTGGAGTCATGCGGATTCCCGGCGGAAGGACAGGGGCGCTCGGCGCCCGGGATCGGAATCGATCATAGCAAAACATGGCTCGCGCCCCGCGCTATGCTCCACGGTGAATTCGCCCCGGAACGCCCGATGGACAACGCCGATTGGCGCAGGCGCGACCTGGACGTGCTCTGGCACCCCTGTTCGCAGATGAAGGACCACGAAGACACGATTCCGATGATCCCGATCCAGCGGGGCGAAGGCGTGTGGCTCGAGGATTTCGACGGAAATCGCTACATCGACGCGATCAGTTCCTGGTGGGTCAACCTGTTCGGCCACGCGAACCCGCACATCAACCGGCGGCTGCGCGAGCAGGCCGACACCCTGGAACACGTGATCCTCGCCGGCCTGACCCACCCGGCCGCGACCCGGCTGGCCGAACAGCTGGTGGCGCTCACGCCGCCGGGCCTGGACCGGGTGTTCTACGCCGATTCCGGCTCGGCCGCCGTCGAAGTCGCGCTGAAGATGTCGTTCCACTACTGGCGCAACCGCGGCCGCAGGAAGTCCCGCTTCGCCTGCCTGTCCGGCAGTTACCACGGGGAGACCCTCGGTGCCCTGTCGGTCAGCGACGTCGGTCTCTACCGCGACACCTACGCGCCTCTGCTTCTCGAACCGCTGGTCGTTCCGTCGCCGGACGCGTTCGACCGCGCGCCGGGCAGCAGCTGGGCCGAGCACGCCGAGCGCCGCTTCGCGGACATGGAGCGCGCGCTCGCCGAGCACCACCAGGACCTGTGCGCGGTGATCGTCGAGCCGTTGGTCCAGTGCGCCGGCGGCATGCGGATGTACGACCCGGTCTACCTCGAGCGCCTGCGCAAGGCCTGCGATCACTACGAGGTCCACCTGATCGCCGACGAGATCGCGGTCGGCTTCGGCCGCACCGGGACCCTGTTCGCCTGCGAGCAGGCCGGGATATCCCCCGATTTCATGTGCCTGTCGAAGGGGCTGACCGGCGGATACCTGCCGCTTTCCGCGGTGCTGACCGGCGACGAGGTCTACCAGTCGTTCTACGACGACTACGCCACGCTCAAGGCCTTCCTGCATTCGCACAGCTATACCGGAAATGCCCTGTGCTGCGCCGCGGCGCTGGCGGTGCTGGAACTGTTCGTCGCGAGCGACGTGCTCGGCGAGAACCGGCGACGCGCCGAACGGATGCGCCGGGCGGTCGAACCGCTGGAGGCGCATCCGAACGTCGGTGAGATCCGCCAGACCGGGATGATCCTGGCCATGGAGATGGTCGGCGACGATCGCCGGCCCTACCCGTGGCAGGAGCGGCGCGGCATTCGTGTCTATCGCCATGCGCTCGAGCGGGGCGCGCTGCTGCGACCGCTCGGCAACGTGGTCTACTTCATGCCCCCGTACGTGATCGGCGACGAGGAAATCGACCGGCTGGGCGAGGTCGCGATCTCCGGCATCGAAGAGGCCACGGGGCGGCGGCTGTAATGCGAACGATCCGGCTCCATTCTCCCGTCGACCTGGACCCGGGGACCGAGGTCGACCTCGACCCGGGTGCCGCCCACCGACTGGGCCGGGTGCTGCGCCGCCGACCCGGCGACCGGGTCGTGGTGTTCAACGGCGACGGCCGCGATGCCGAAGCCGAGATCGTCGCCCTGAGCGGCTCGACCTGCCGGGTCCGGATCGAGTCCTCGATCGAGGTCGACACCGAGTCTCGGCTGGTCGTCCACCTGGTCCAGGCCGTGGCCAAGGGCGACAAGATGGACTGGCTGGTCCAGAAGGCGGTCGAACTGGGCGTGCACGCGATCCATCCGGTGCTGACCGAGCACGGCGATGTCCGACTCGATGGCGCCCGGGCCGAAAAGCGCAGGACACGCTGGCAGGAGATTGCCGTCTCGGCATGCGAGCAGTGCGGGCGCGCTCGAATTCCCGAAGTGGCCCTGCCGCGCCGGCTGGCCGACTGGACGCCGCCGCACGCGGTCGGGTTGATGCTCGATCCCGGGGCCGACGTCGCGCTGGGACGGGTCGAGGGCGCCGAGGCGTTCGCGCTCGCCATCGGACCGGAGGGTGGGTTCGGGTCGAGCGACCGGGGCGTTCTCGAAGCGTCCGGATTCCGTGCGGTCCGCTTCGGGCCGCGCGTGCTGCGCACCGAAACCGCCGGCGCGGCGGCGCTGGCGGTGCTGCAGGCGAGGTTCGGCGACCTCGATCGGTGAGCCCGGGGCGAGCAGGACGCCGGGCGCGCCCTGCAGCGCGAGAGCGATTCAGCGCGTGACCGGCAAGGCCCCGTAGGCGGCGTGCGCGACCAGCTGCGCGATGCGGTCCATGTCGGGCACCCACGCTTCCCGGTCGCCGACCAGCACCTGGCCGGCGATGGCGATGTGGTTGCTGGCGTCCGGCACCTCGACCAGCGTCGATTCGGTGATCGTGACCAGCCGGGGGAAGCCCTGGGCGAGCAGGCCGATGTAGGGCAGGCGGTCGCTGTGGACCAGCGACTTGGTGATGCAGATCTTGGCCTTCTCGACCGGTTCCCGGTCCTGTTGCTCGGTCAGCATGCCGAACGACACCACGGGTACCTGCCAGCCGTGCCAGAGCACGTTGCCCAGGAGCCATTCCGGACCCTGGTCGATCGGGTCGGGATCGACGAACCCGACGATCTCGGCGATATTGGCGTTGGCCAGCAGCAGCTCGGCGTCGGTCACCGGCACGAGCACGCTGCGGATTTCGGTTTCGCTCATCGGTCGTCTCCGGGCACCGGCATCTCGAGCATCTCGAACACGTTACGCACCATGTTGGCTTCCTGGTACGGCTTGATCAGGTAGCGATCGACGCCGAGCTTCTTCGCCCGATCGCGATGCTTGTCGCCGGAACGCGACGTGATCATCATGATCGGTACATCGCTGAGCCGGGCATCGTCGCGGACATGGGCGGCCAGTTCGAAGCCGTCCATGCGCGGCATCTCGATGTCGAGCAGCATCAGGTCGGGCACGCGCTCGAACAGCAGGTCCACGGCCTCGACGCCGTCGCGGGCGGTCAGCACTTCCAGCCCGTGGTGCTCGAGGATGCGTGAGGTCACGCGGCGCATGGTGATGGAATCGTCGACCACCATGACCAGCGGCGTGCGCTTGACTTCCTCGACCTCGGCGGCCGTGGAATCGCTGCGCTGGACCATGCCGGGCAGGCGTTGCTCGCGAATCGCGCGCTCGATCAGCGGAGCCATGTCGAGGATGACCACGACCTGGCCGTCGCCCATGATGGTGCCGCCGAGAATGCCCGGGATCGAGCTGATCTGCGGCCCGACGGGCTTGAGCACGATCTCGCGGTGACCCTGGATGTCGGTCACCCGGATCGCCGCTCGCTGGTCGCCGGTGGTGATCATCAGCAGCGACATGCTGGCGCCTTCTTCGGGCTCTTCCGGATCGAAGCCGAGCTGAGGCTCGAGCTCGAGCAACGGATAGTCCTGGCCGCCGTAGTGGAACAGGCCGTCGCCGTCCAGCGCGTCCTGCCACTCGGCGGGCCGGATCTTCGCCACGCCGCGGACCGCCTGCAGCGGAATCGAGAACAGCCGTTCGCCGGCCTCGACGAAGATCGCCTGCATGACCGCCAGGCTCAGCGGGATGCGCAGGGTGAATCGCGTGCCCTTGCCGGTCTCGGTCTGGACATTGATCCGCCCGCCGACCTGGCGAATCTCGGATGCCACGACGTCCATGCCGACGCCGCGGCCGGACAGTTCGCTGACCGCTTCGGCGGTCGAGAAGCCGGTCTGGAAGATGATCTGGGACAAGGCATCCGTATCGTCGGCCTGGTCCGCGTCGATCAGGCCCTGCTCCAGCGCGCGCTCGCGGATGCGGTCCAGGTTCAGGCCGCCGCCGTCGTCGCTGATCCGGATCAGCAGTTCGGTCGCCTCGCGATCGATCTCGATCCGGATCCGGCCGGTCTCGCTCTTGCCTGCGTCACGGCGTTCCGACGGCGACTCGATGCCGTGCGCGATCGCGTTCCGCAGGATGTGCTCGATCGGCGCGGTCATGCGGTCCAGGACGTTGCGGTCCAGTTCGCCTTCGCCCTCGGCCACGATATCCAGCTCGGCCTTGCGGCCGGCGTCGCGGGCCGCGTTGCGGACGACCCGGCGGAGCCGCGGTGCGAGCGTGTTGAAGGACACCATCCGCGCCTGCATCAGGCCTTCCTGGAGCTCGGTGTTGACCCGCGCCTGCTGCATCAGCAGCGTTTCGGTCTGCCGGCCCGAGTCGTCCATCAGCTCGGTCAGGGAGTTGAGGTCGGACACCGACTCGGCCAGCGCGCGTGACAGCTGCTGGATCGTCGAGTACCTGTCGAGTTCGAGCGGATCGAACTCTTCCTCGTCCGGGCCGTGCTCGCGCTCGTAGCGCGAGAGAATCTGCGCTTCGGTCTCGGCCTCGAGGTTTCTCAGCTGCTCGCGCAGGCGGGCGACGGTCTGCTCGATCTCGCCGATGTTGCCGCGGAAACCACCGATCTCCTGCTCGATGCGCGAACGGAAGATGCTGATCTCGCCGGCGAAGTTGAGCAGCTCCTCGACCCGTTCGGAAGCAATCCGGATGGTGCTGGCGCGACCGGTCCGGGCATCGGCGGACGCCGAGTCGTCGGCCTCGACCTGGCGCGTGACCGTCTCCAGCGCTTCGGACGCCTCGTCGTCGGAATCGATCGCCTCGCCCGATGGGCGGGCCGGCAGCGCCTCGCGGCGGGTGACCGCGTCGACCATGCCGTGCAGGTGGTCGCAGCCGGTCTCCAGCGTATCGATGCGCTGGGCCGTGGCTTCCTGTTGGCCTCCGGCAATGCTCTCGAGCAGGTCCTCGAGGACGTGGGCGACTTCGCCGATCGGGTTCAGGCCGGCCATCCGGGCGCTGCCCTTGATCGTGTGGACGTCGCGCTGCAGTGCGGTGACCAGGGCGCGGTCCGACGGGTTCTCGCGCCACTGCTGCAGCAGCCCGTCGGCATGCTCGAGAAGCTCCTGGCCTTCCTCGGCAAACAGGTCGACGAGTTCGTCGTCCAGGCTGGCGTAGTCGACCGCGATCGTGTCGCGTCCTGTCCTTGCCGCGGCAGCCTCGTCCGATTCCTGCTCGGCCTCGGGCTCCGCCGGCCGATCGACCTCGCCGATCTGGGATTCGGGCCATTCCTCGAAGGTGGCTTCGACCTTCGAGGCGATCTCGATCGCGCGGGCTCGCGCGTCCTCTTCGCTTTCGGCGTCGTCTTCGTCGACGTCCGCTTCGACTTCGACTTCGACTTCGGCTTCGACGTCGTCCTCGTCGGCTTCCGCTTCGGCATCGTCTTCGCCGTCGTCGTCTTCGAACTCGATCGCTTCGACGGCGTCCTCGCTCTCGGGTTCGTCGTCGCTCGTTTCGTCGAGCGCCTCGCGCTCGTCGGCCTGCTCGTCCTCGGCGACCGGCTCCTGCGTTTCGGACTCGTCCTCGAATTCGATCGCGGCGTCGTCCGCCTCGTCCTCTTCCGTGTCGGCGATCTCGTCATCCGCGCTCGCATCCGCTGGCGCCGTTTCGAGGTCCTCGACAGATTCGTCCTCGTCGGTTTCGAGCTCGATGGCTTCGTCGTCGTCCGCCGGTTCGGTCGTCCCGTCGGCCGGCGCTTCGACCGGTTCGTCGATCGTTTCGTCGGTTGTCTCGTCCTGCGCGGCCTGCTCTTCCGCGGCTTCGAAGGTCTTGTACTCGTCCGACCACGCCGCATCGTCGGCGTCGCGCCGACGATGCAGGCTGCTGATCAGGCTGCGCGCCTGTTCGGCGAGGTGAGCGGTCTCGAAGTGCCGGGTCGATACCGCTTCCTGGTTCAAGCGCTCGAGGCGCTTGGCCAGCATCGTGCGCATGTCCTCGATCAGGACGACGGCATCGTCGCTCGGGGTGGCCTCCGTGTCGGCAAGCTCCTGCAGATACTCCTCGATGATCTGCATGCTTTCGGCTTCGTCGCCGACCGGCGCAAGGCGAAGGGTGCCCTTGATCGTGTGCACCGACCGGATCAGGTCGCGATCGACGGGCAGGGCCCAGCCCTGGTTGCGGCTGCCGTTGATCCAGGCATCCACCGATTCCAGGTGGTCGCTGATTTCCTTGATCATCAGCTGGACCAGCTGGTCGTCGAGACCTTCGAGTTCGGGCAGGGTCTGCTCGGCGCCGACGCGGCCAGCTCGCTCGACCAGCGCTTCGACCGCGGCCTCGTCGAGATCGGCCGGCTCGCCGACCAGTCGATTGCGCAGCGAAGGCAGCGCCTGTACCGCTTCCTCGACCAGGTCGATGACCTCCTCGGGTCGGAACTGGTTGTCCTGGGTCTGGTTCAGAATCTGCTCGAAGGCCCAGCTGAATTCGCCGATCTCCTCGGCGCCGGCCATACGACCCGAACCCTTCAGCGTATGGAAGGAGCGCCGGATATCGGCGAGCAGCTCGCGATCGTCGAGGTTGTCGCGCCAGCGCGGCAGGCGCTCCTGCAGAGCGGCCAGTTCCTCGTCGAATTCCTCGAGGAAGATCTCGGTGAGGTCGAAATCGTCGCCGGCCAGGGCCGAGGCCGGTTCGAACGCCTCCGGTTCCTGCTCCTCGGTCACCGCCCCGGCCGATTCGTCTGCCGCGGTGTCGTCGCCGGACTCTTCGAGCGCGGGCTCGCCCTCGTCCTCGTCGGCAGCTTCGGCGGATGGTTCGCCCTCGGCTGCGAGCGACCGCTCGTCGGCGTCGTCCTCGTCGGTAGCGCCCTCTTCGGCGATGTCGTCGTCACTTGCCTCGTCGGCCGCCTCGTCCTCCGCAGCGTCCGGCTCGCCAAACACCTCGTCGGCCGGCGCTTCGACTCCGACGCCCTCACGACCGCCGGCATCCAGGGCCTCGTCGCTGTCTGCCGATGCAGTCTCGTCCAGCGAGCTGAAGTCGCCGTCGAAATCGTCGAAATCGATGCCGGGCGTCTCGAGCGACGCTTCGGCCTCCTGTGCATCCTCCTGCGCTTCGAACGGCGTCGATTCGAACTCGATGCCCTCAGCGTCCTGTTCGGCGGCCTCCGCATCGGTTTCGGATTCCGCATCGACATCGGCCGACTCCGCGGCCTCGCCGGATTCCTCGCCTGCCGACCCGGTTTCGAATTCCAGGCCGCCGGTGCCGAGCTCGTCGTCCGTCTCGCGTTCGTCGCCTTCGGCGTCCGGCGCGAAACCGGTCGGTTCGAATTCGATGCCCTCGGCGTCCTCGTCGGTGGGCTCGGCGTCCTCGCCGTCGGCCTCGATCTCGTCGGCTGCATCCGCGTCGGCTTCGACCGCTTCGGCATCGGCCGTTTCGTCTGCAGCCGCTTCGTGCTCCTCGGCTTCGGCCGTTGCCGCTTGGCCATCGCGCTCGTCGGCGGCAGCCCCTTCGATGTAGCCCAGTTCCGCCAGGTGGGTCCGCGCGCTGGCCAGGTACTCGGGGCCGCGGTCGTCGAGGCGGGTCAGGCTGTCGAGGTAGAACTCGGTGACGACCAGCGCCTCGGCCAGTGCCGCCAGGCGGTCCCGGTCGGCCTGCTCGGGCGGCTGGTCGATCAGCTGTTCTTGGACCGAGCGCGAGCTGGCCTCGACAAGCTCGGCGGCTTCGCCGAGCCCGGCCATGCGGAGGACCCCGGCAAGGCGTTCGAGCGTATGGCGCGCCTGGTCGGCGGAGTTGCCGTCGCTCTGGCCGCGATGGAGCTGGTCCAGGAGATGCTTGGCCTGGCTCAGATCATCCAGGCATTCGTGCAGCACCTGGCGCATCACGCGCCGGTGCTCGGATTTCGGCAGGTGGGCGCCGTCGCCCTCGAGCAGTTCGCTGCTCGGCGCTTCGCCCAGGTACAGCACGGCCTCTTCGAGCTCGCTGTCGACCAGCAGGAGTTCTCGCGCGACGTCGAGCAGCGCGGGGCTGTCGGGATCGCCGGTGAGCTCGTCGAGCCGCCCGGCCTGTGCCCGGACCCGATCGGCGAGCCGGTTCAGGCCGAGCATCGACAGGCTCTCGGCGACCGAATTGAGCAGCGCGGCCTGATCGGCCAGATCGGGGGCCTCGTCTCCGGCCCCGATCAGCGTGGTGTTCAGCGCGTCCTTGGCCTCGTTGAGTTCGCCACGGGCCGCCTCGGCCACGGCGGTGAAGAGTTCCCGGTTGCGCCCGGACAGGACGCTGCGGGCGCGCTCGAGCTCCTCTTCGTCCTCGTCCTCGTCCTTGACGGCGGGCTTCTCCGCGGCGCCCTCCGATCGCAGGCGATCGACTGCATCGAGGCCGGGCTCGGCCGACCGGAGGTGGCCGAGCAGGGCGCCCGAGGCTGCGTCGGCCGCGGCGTCCAGCTGCGGGCCGGGGCCCTCGACGGCCCACAGGCGAAGCAAGGCGTCGATCCCGGCCAGTTGCTTGTTGATCTCGGGCGTCGGCGTGAGCTTCTCTTCGGCCAGCGCCGCGAACGTGGCGCCAGCGGCGGTACCCACGCGACGCATCGACGGAATCGGCGTGTCGATCAATTGCTCGGTCACGGCGACCAGGCCGCCGGACTGGGCGGGGTCCATCAACCAATCGCGCAGCGCGCGTTGCCACTCGCGACGCAGGGTGTTCGGGTCGGGGGCTTCGTCGACCGGAGCCGACGCGGGGTCGAGGACCGCCAGCGCATCGTCGTCGCCGGCCGGCTCATGGCCAGCGATCGCGTGGAGCTCGGCGATGCGCTCGGCCAGAACCT encodes the following:
- a CDS encoding Hpt domain-containing protein → MLNPSAAARAQGILWTRPHLAELCDAIRHAVEGVAGDGSGKAPPLTQARAHGHQIAHTLDTLTVDGAARLAHALAAALDAIDEDVGEHEATTILEAVAILPNYLERLETGAPDTPQVLAERIAELHAIAGHEPAGDDDALAVLDPASAPVDEAPDPNTLRREWQRALRDWLMDPAQSGGLVAVTEQLIDTPIPSMRRVGTAAGATFAALAEEKLTPTPEINKQLAGIDALLRLWAVEGPGPQLDAAADAASGALLGHLRSAEPGLDAVDRLRSEGAAEKPAVKDEDEDEEELERARSVLSGRNRELFTAVAEAARGELNEAKDALNTTLIGAGDEAPDLADQAALLNSVAESLSMLGLNRLADRVRAQAGRLDELTGDPDSPALLDVARELLLVDSELEEAVLYLGEAPSSELLEGDGAHLPKSEHRRVMRQVLHECLDDLSQAKHLLDQLHRGQSDGNSADQARHTLERLAGVLRMAGLGEAAELVEASSRSVQEQLIDQPPEQADRDRLAALAEALVVTEFYLDSLTRLDDRGPEYLASARTHLAELGYIEGAAADERDGQAATAEAEEHEAAADETADAEAVEADADAADEIEADGEDAEPTDEDAEGIEFEPTGFAPDAEGDERETDDELGTGGLEFETGSAGEESGEAAESADVDAESETDAEAAEQDAEGIEFESTPFEAQEDAQEAEASLETPGIDFDDFDGDFSSLDETASADSDEALDAGGREGVGVEAPADEVFGEPDAAEDEAADEASDDDIAEEGATDEDDADERSLAAEGEPSAEAADEDEGEPALEESGDDTAADESAGAVTEEQEPEAFEPASALAGDDFDLTEIFLEEFDEELAALQERLPRWRDNLDDRELLADIRRSFHTLKGSGRMAGAEEIGEFSWAFEQILNQTQDNQFRPEEVIDLVEEAVQALPSLRNRLVGEPADLDEAAVEALVERAGRVGAEQTLPELEGLDDQLVQLMIKEISDHLESVDAWINGSRNQGWALPVDRDLIRSVHTIKGTLRLAPVGDEAESMQIIEEYLQELADTEATPSDDAVVLIEDMRTMLAKRLERLNQEAVSTRHFETAHLAEQARSLISSLHRRRDADDAAWSDEYKTFEAAEEQAAQDETTDETIDEPVEAPADGTTEPADDDEAIELETDEDESVEDLETAPADASADDEIADTEEDEADDAAIEFEDESETQEPVAEDEQADEREALDETSDDEPESEDAVEAIEFEDDDGEDDAEAEADEDDVEAEVEVEVEADVDEDDAESEEDARARAIEIASKVEATFEEWPESQIGEVDRPAEPEAEQESDEAAAARTGRDTIAVDYASLDDELVDLFAEEGQELLEHADGLLQQWRENPSDRALVTALQRDVHTIKGSARMAGLNPIGEVAHVLEDLLESIAGGQQEATAQRIDTLETGCDHLHGMVDAVTRREALPARPSGEAIDSDDEASEALETVTRQVEADDSASADARTGRASTIRIASERVEELLNFAGEISIFRSRIEQEIGGFRGNIGEIEQTVARLREQLRNLEAETEAQILSRYEREHGPDEEEFDPLELDRYSTIQQLSRALAESVSDLNSLTELMDDSGRQTETLLMQQARVNTELQEGLMQARMVSFNTLAPRLRRVVRNAARDAGRKAELDIVAEGEGELDRNVLDRMTAPIEHILRNAIAHGIESPSERRDAGKSETGRIRIEIDREATELLIRISDDGGGLNLDRIRERALEQGLIDADQADDTDALSQIIFQTGFSTAEAVSELSGRGVGMDVVASEIRQVGGRINVQTETGKGTRFTLRIPLSLAVMQAIFVEAGERLFSIPLQAVRGVAKIRPAEWQDALDGDGLFHYGGQDYPLLELEPQLGFDPEEPEEGASMSLLMITTGDQRAAIRVTDIQGHREIVLKPVGPQISSIPGILGGTIMGDGQVVVILDMAPLIERAIREQRLPGMVQRSDSTAAEVEEVKRTPLVMVVDDSITMRRVTSRILEHHGLEVLTARDGVEAVDLLFERVPDLMLLDIEMPRMDGFELAAHVRDDARLSDVPIMMITSRSGDKHRDRAKKLGVDRYLIKPYQEANMVRNVFEMLEMPVPGDDR